The Methanothermobacter tenebrarum genome window below encodes:
- a CDS encoding DUF362 domain-containing protein yields the protein MASKVYFADLRARSADENKGSKIQRLFDKVYDGMFSEDDLVAVKVHFGERGNDSFVNPILLRYIVDKVKESAKKVFLTDTNTLYYGSRHDSVEHLVTAILNGFDYAVVGAPIIIADGLQGKNERIVKVGQKNFDVVRIAGDIYEASGMVVVSHFKGHGISGFGGALKNLAMGCATIEGKLEQHECAKPIIDGDCDLCSVCVDNCPIGALKLAEDGVEIDYEKCIACMNCMDTCPNEVYDLNWEKDVPVFIERMMEYSLGAVKGKEAKILYFNFLTNITPDCDCVAWSDYPIVPDIGILASKDPVAIDAASYDLVNSQMGFKNSMLEKNFEENADKFRGVWSEVDARYQLVYAEKIGLGSRDYHLIKI from the coding sequence ATGGCCTCTAAGGTTTATTTCGCGGATTTAAGGGCTAGATCCGCCGATGAGAATAAAGGGAGTAAAATACAGAGACTTTTTGACAAAGTATATGATGGGATGTTCTCAGAAGATGATCTAGTAGCTGTGAAAGTCCATTTTGGCGAGAGGGGGAATGATTCTTTTGTAAACCCAATACTTCTAAGGTATATTGTTGACAAGGTTAAAGAAAGCGCCAAGAAGGTTTTCTTAACAGACACCAACACTTTATATTATGGTTCAAGGCATGATTCAGTTGAACATCTCGTTACTGCAATACTAAACGGCTTTGATTATGCTGTTGTTGGGGCGCCGATTATAATCGCAGATGGACTCCAAGGCAAAAATGAAAGGATTGTGAAAGTGGGCCAGAAAAATTTCGATGTGGTGAGGATAGCAGGAGACATTTATGAAGCTTCTGGGATGGTTGTAGTGTCACATTTTAAAGGTCATGGGATAAGTGGTTTTGGTGGTGCTCTTAAAAATCTTGCGATGGGCTGCGCGACCATAGAGGGGAAACTAGAACAGCACGAATGCGCAAAGCCTATAATAGATGGTGATTGTGATCTTTGTAGTGTTTGTGTGGATAATTGTCCTATTGGGGCTCTCAAACTCGCCGAGGATGGTGTGGAGATAGACTATGAGAAGTGTATAGCTTGTATGAATTGTATGGACACATGTCCAAACGAGGTTTATGATCTTAATTGGGAGAAGGACGTGCCAGTATTCATTGAGAGGATGATGGAGTATTCATTGGGTGCTGTTAAGGGTAAAGAGGCTAAAATTTTATATTTTAATTTTCTTACGAATATAACGCCTGATTGTGATTGTGTAGCTTGGAGTGATTATCCGATCGTGCCCGATATAGGGATTTTAGCATCTAAGGATCCTGTTGCAATAGATGCCGCAAGTTACGATCTTGTAAACAGTCAAATGGGTTTCAAAAATTCCATGCTTGAGAAGAATTTCGAGGAAAATGCTGATAAGTTCAGGGGAGTGTGGAGTGAAGTTGATGCAAGATACCAGCTAGTATATGCAGAAAAGATTGGCCTTGGATCCAGAGACTATCATCTTATAAAAATATGA
- the nadA gene encoding quinolinate synthase NadA has product MNQLQKEIIKLKEDKNAIILAHNYQKKEIQEIADFSGDSLELCIEASKIHKPIVVFCGVDFMAETANILNPDKKILIPDKEAECPMAHMLTLKELKKAKREHPDAAVVLYVNTLAEAKAEADILCTSANAVQVVESLKEDKILFGPDKNLAWHVSQHTDKEIIPVPEDGHCYVHKMFTTEQVKKLKKEHPNAEVLIHPECDPEVQKLADRILSTGGMLRRVGESPNQDFIIGTEVDMTTRIKMEFPDKNPIPLFKEAICEPMKLHTLPKVKKSLLNEEYAVKVPDNIAKRARKAVERMLELSA; this is encoded by the coding sequence ATGAACCAATTACAGAAAGAGATCATAAAACTAAAAGAGGATAAGAACGCTATAATATTAGCTCACAATTACCAGAAAAAGGAGATACAGGAAATAGCGGATTTTTCAGGGGACTCATTAGAATTATGTATAGAGGCTTCAAAAATTCACAAGCCTATAGTAGTATTCTGTGGTGTGGATTTCATGGCCGAAACAGCCAATATCTTAAACCCTGATAAGAAAATATTAATCCCTGATAAAGAAGCAGAGTGTCCCATGGCCCATATGCTCACCCTAAAGGAATTGAAAAAAGCCAAAAGGGAGCACCCAGATGCCGCGGTAGTATTATATGTTAACACCCTAGCTGAGGCAAAAGCTGAAGCAGACATATTATGCACTTCAGCAAATGCAGTGCAAGTGGTCGAAAGTCTAAAAGAGGACAAGATATTATTCGGACCCGACAAAAATCTAGCATGGCATGTTTCACAACACACCGACAAGGAGATCATACCAGTACCAGAAGACGGTCACTGCTACGTTCACAAAATGTTCACAACAGAACAGGTCAAAAAACTAAAAAAAGAACACCCAAATGCAGAAGTGTTAATACACCCAGAATGCGATCCAGAAGTCCAAAAACTAGCAGATAGAATATTAAGTACTGGGGGGATGCTGAGAAGAGTTGGGGAATCCCCAAATCAAGACTTCATAATAGGGACAGAAGTAGACATGACTACCAGAATCAAAATGGAATTCCCAGACAAAAACCCCATACCATTATTCAAGGAGGCTATTTGCGAACCCATGAAATTACACACACTCCCCAAAGTGAAAAAATCACTCCTAAATGAAGAATACGCGGTCAAAGTCCCAGATAATATAGCGAAAAGGGCTAGAAAGGCCGTGGAAAGGATGTTAGAATTATCAGCATAA
- a CDS encoding AAA family ATPase, whose amino-acid sequence MSNTIFGREDLKKIKGIGDKLADKILEGLGGEEELTRLVENREVDRLTQIDGISQRKAIEIINSLLGDPTPHFLKGEGAQRLYEDIIDKILPYANTRYSHNRILLLHPRKDPEWIKKHIQMVIDSKKTVQKLPIKQIRKLLKKIKTPKEPKPKFNPARAILTEKEEEYERLIKMGLNRYHPILIKPNPTELKEYELIIYVYSDGLFEVEGAHNIIMVHSGAEKHQIIPETVLDYFKENKKLLKNLLTLRRLLGCETVLEEIMDILEELEESEETQDIDKIVNTIKSEADEKLEKLIKKIKLKGEEILNLLDDGTTKKIDKIFEKVIKEAKEKLKNETGIDFNPYIRSYPLKIDEKELKRAEQIKFSKEITKTFDKKVEAAERLSKLKTQLEKEIKEILEFDYKLALGCFAAKYKLQKPQITNKIKLKKALHLNLIPKEDKENIQRIDYKLDNKENVSLLTGANSGGKTTLLETIAQTIILAQMGLPVPAKEAQIKIFDEIHLHTKEKTLNAGEFETFLKRFTSTIISKKQKLILLDEIEAITELEAAVKILSTFIELIKNSKSYAIIVTHMAREITKEVNVRIDGIEAKGLDENYNLIVNRTPKMNYLAKSTPELILKMLHQKSNGKTKEIYAKILEKFK is encoded by the coding sequence ATGTCAAACACTATTTTTGGACGGGAAGATCTTAAAAAAATAAAAGGTATTGGTGACAAGTTAGCTGACAAGATCCTAGAGGGACTTGGAGGCGAAGAAGAACTCACAAGGCTAGTTGAAAATAGGGAAGTGGACCGTCTAACTCAGATAGATGGTATAAGCCAAAGAAAGGCCATCGAAATCATAAACAGTCTATTAGGGGATCCAACACCACATTTTCTAAAAGGTGAAGGGGCGCAAAGATTATACGAAGATATAATCGATAAAATACTCCCATATGCCAACACCCGATACTCACATAATCGGATACTACTTCTACACCCTAGAAAAGATCCTGAATGGATAAAAAAACATATACAGATGGTAATCGACTCCAAGAAGACGGTCCAGAAACTCCCAATAAAACAGATCAGGAAACTACTTAAAAAAATAAAAACCCCAAAAGAGCCAAAACCAAAATTTAACCCGGCAAGGGCCATCCTAACAGAAAAAGAGGAAGAATATGAAAGACTCATAAAGATGGGCCTTAACAGGTACCATCCAATACTCATAAAACCCAACCCAACAGAATTAAAAGAATATGAACTTATAATCTACGTTTATTCAGATGGACTGTTCGAAGTTGAAGGAGCACACAACATCATCATGGTCCACTCCGGCGCCGAAAAACACCAAATAATACCTGAAACAGTCTTAGATTATTTCAAAGAAAACAAAAAACTACTAAAAAACCTGTTAACACTTAGAAGATTACTAGGCTGTGAAACCGTCCTAGAAGAGATAATGGACATCCTAGAAGAACTAGAAGAATCTGAAGAAACCCAGGATATCGACAAAATCGTCAACACAATAAAATCAGAAGCCGATGAAAAACTGGAAAAACTCATCAAAAAAATAAAACTCAAGGGCGAAGAAATCCTAAATCTCCTCGATGATGGCACAACAAAGAAAATAGACAAGATATTCGAAAAAGTCATAAAAGAAGCCAAAGAAAAACTCAAAAATGAAACAGGAATCGACTTCAACCCATATATAAGATCCTACCCCCTCAAAATCGACGAAAAAGAACTGAAAAGAGCCGAACAAATAAAATTTTCTAAAGAGATTACTAAAACATTCGACAAAAAAGTAGAAGCCGCTGAAAGACTCTCCAAACTCAAAACACAACTAGAAAAAGAAATAAAAGAAATCTTAGAATTTGATTACAAACTCGCACTAGGATGCTTCGCCGCCAAATACAAACTACAAAAACCACAAATAACAAACAAGATAAAACTCAAAAAAGCACTACACCTAAATCTAATCCCCAAAGAAGACAAAGAAAACATCCAAAGAATAGACTACAAACTAGACAACAAAGAAAACGTCAGCCTACTCACAGGCGCCAACAGCGGAGGCAAAACAACCCTACTAGAAACAATAGCACAAACAATAATACTAGCACAAATGGGACTCCCAGTACCGGCAAAAGAAGCCCAGATAAAAATATTCGACGAAATACACCTACACACCAAAGAAAAAACACTAAACGCAGGAGAATTCGAAACATTCCTAAAAAGATTCACATCAACCATAATAAGCAAAAAACAAAAACTAATACTACTAGACGAAATCGAAGCCATAACAGAACTAGAAGCCGCCGTAAAAATACTATCAACATTCATAGAACTCATAAAAAACTCAAAATCCTACGCAATCATAGTAACCCACATGGCCAGGGAAATAACAAAAGAAGTAAACGTGAGAATAGACGGCATAGAAGCCAAAGGACTCGATGAAAACTACAACCTAATAGTCAACAGAACACCCAAAATGAACTACCTAGCCAAAAGCACACCAGAACTAATACTCAAAATGCTCCACCAAAAATCCAATGGCAAAACAAAAGAAATCTATGCAAAAATACTAGAAAAATTCAAATAA